In one window of Streptomyces griseus subsp. griseus DNA:
- a CDS encoding transglycosylase domain-containing protein, with amino-acid sequence MSEHRRKSSQPQGGGRAAARRAAQQSTGRRAAPSRRATSASPSESPSGSHGEERQYSSRAEARRAAQRGGGRRRGGGDAGPPGKKRLIDYPRYGRYGFRRWLPSWKLVSGLCVGFLGMLMGIAGVSYALVSKPNIQDAAKAQNNVYYWADGKPMVATGGSVNRQEISYEQIPVAMRNAVVSAENKSFWTDRGIDPKGIGRAVFNMATGGQTQGGSTITQQYVKNSRLNQDQTFTRKFKELFITLKVADETDKRDVMAGYLNVSYYGRGASGLQAAARTYYDKEATKLNPSECAFLATLLKGASYYDPAGAMDIDRNNATPEKNLDRAKKRWAWILDEQVKDGKMPAAERAKYTEFPMPKPLKKDAKLGGQTGYLVELARKYFLANNKRYTAKEMELGGFEIHTTFDRKKVDQLAKAVDKVYKAKIRPEERPDTDTHVEFGGASVDTKTGAILATYGGQDATKHFTNNADATGAQVGSTWKPFVLAAAMQYGVRDPEGPQEQGLSERTIVSPKSIYNGDNKLQIKNYNGEVWKDKDDNEWLQTNDGDFDHGEIDLRHAMEQSANSPFVQLGMDVGTDKVKEAAVAAGLKDDDMMADATVPSFSIGTSSPSAIRMAGAYATFATSGQQNPTYSVREVKYEGKVVFQHKKQAKRAFSPLIADNVTDVLKNVVENGTGKPARLEGREAAGKTGTTDGNKSAWFVGYTPQLSTAISMFRLDDDETNKKRQFEKMFGTGGEKKIHGNSFPASIWHDYMTAAMKGKKVLSFPEPQPIGETVWGGGAASPSPTPSPTPSPTPTSEEPEPPTPSPTPTTPSPTPSKTCEAWDWNCQNPNGGAANAGADGGANAGADGGGANAGADGGANAGADGGANTGTTEGTTEGATGGNGGNNSGGGGFWSGTTGG; translated from the coding sequence ATGAGCGAGCACCGTCGCAAATCGTCCCAGCCGCAAGGTGGCGGACGGGCCGCGGCCAGACGAGCCGCCCAGCAGTCGACAGGACGCCGAGCGGCCCCGTCACGTAGAGCAACGTCCGCGTCACCTTCCGAATCGCCGTCCGGTTCGCACGGCGAAGAGCGCCAGTACAGCAGCCGCGCCGAGGCCCGCCGCGCGGCTCAGCGCGGCGGTGGCAGGCGGCGGGGCGGCGGCGACGCGGGGCCTCCCGGCAAGAAGCGACTGATCGACTACCCGCGGTACGGCCGGTACGGATTCCGTCGCTGGCTGCCCTCGTGGAAGCTGGTCTCCGGTCTCTGCGTCGGCTTCCTCGGCATGCTGATGGGCATCGCCGGTGTCTCGTACGCCCTGGTGAGCAAGCCGAACATCCAGGACGCGGCCAAGGCGCAGAACAACGTCTACTACTGGGCCGACGGCAAGCCGATGGTGGCGACCGGTGGTTCGGTCAACCGCCAGGAGATCAGCTACGAGCAGATTCCCGTGGCGATGCGCAACGCCGTGGTCTCGGCCGAGAACAAGAGCTTCTGGACGGACCGGGGCATCGACCCCAAGGGCATCGGCCGTGCCGTGTTCAACATGGCGACGGGCGGCCAGACCCAGGGTGGTTCGACCATCACCCAGCAGTACGTGAAGAACTCCCGGCTCAACCAGGACCAGACGTTCACGCGTAAGTTCAAAGAGCTCTTCATCACCCTCAAGGTGGCCGACGAGACGGACAAGCGGGACGTCATGGCCGGCTACCTGAACGTCTCGTACTACGGGCGCGGCGCCTCCGGTCTGCAGGCCGCGGCCCGTACGTACTACGACAAGGAAGCCACGAAGCTCAACCCGAGCGAGTGCGCTTTCCTGGCGACGCTGCTCAAGGGCGCCAGCTACTACGACCCGGCCGGTGCCATGGACATCGACCGCAACAACGCGACGCCGGAGAAGAACCTCGACCGTGCCAAGAAGCGCTGGGCGTGGATCCTCGACGAGCAGGTCAAGGACGGCAAGATGCCGGCGGCGGAGCGGGCCAAGTACACCGAGTTCCCCATGCCCAAGCCGCTGAAGAAGGACGCCAAGCTGGGCGGTCAGACCGGCTACCTGGTGGAGCTGGCGCGCAAGTACTTCCTCGCCAACAACAAGCGCTACACCGCCAAGGAGATGGAACTCGGCGGCTTCGAGATCCACACCACCTTCGACAGGAAGAAGGTGGACCAGCTCGCCAAGGCGGTGGACAAGGTCTACAAGGCCAAGATCCGCCCCGAGGAGCGTCCCGATACGGACACCCATGTGGAGTTCGGCGGTGCCTCGGTGGACACGAAGACGGGCGCGATCCTCGCCACGTACGGCGGGCAGGACGCCACGAAGCACTTCACCAACAACGCCGACGCGACCGGCGCTCAGGTCGGCTCGACCTGGAAGCCCTTCGTCCTGGCCGCGGCGATGCAGTACGGCGTACGTGACCCGGAGGGCCCGCAGGAACAGGGCCTGTCCGAGCGGACCATCGTCTCGCCGAAGAGCATCTACAACGGCGACAACAAGCTGCAGATCAAGAACTACAACGGCGAGGTCTGGAAGGACAAGGACGACAACGAGTGGCTCCAGACGAACGACGGTGACTTCGACCACGGTGAGATCGACCTGCGGCACGCGATGGAGCAGTCGGCCAACTCCCCCTTCGTCCAGCTCGGTATGGACGTCGGGACGGACAAGGTCAAGGAAGCCGCCGTCGCCGCCGGTCTCAAGGACGACGACATGATGGCGGACGCCACCGTTCCGTCGTTCTCCATCGGAACGTCCTCGCCCAGCGCCATCCGGATGGCGGGCGCCTACGCCACCTTCGCCACGAGCGGCCAGCAGAACCCCACGTACTCGGTCAGAGAGGTGAAGTACGAGGGCAAGGTCGTCTTCCAGCACAAGAAGCAGGCCAAGCGCGCCTTCTCCCCGCTGATCGCGGACAACGTCACGGACGTGCTGAAGAACGTGGTGGAGAACGGTACGGGCAAGCCCGCGCGACTCGAAGGACGTGAGGCGGCGGGGAAGACGGGTACGACGGACGGCAACAAGTCCGCCTGGTTCGTCGGCTACACCCCGCAGCTCTCGACGGCGATCAGCATGTTCCGCCTGGACGACGACGAGACCAACAAGAAGCGCCAGTTCGAGAAGATGTTCGGCACCGGCGGCGAGAAGAAGATCCACGGAAACTCGTTCCCGGCGTCCATCTGGCACGACTACATGACCGCGGCGATGAAGGGGAAGAAGGTCCTCTCGTTCCCGGAGCCGCAGCCCATCGGTGAGACCGTCTGGGGCGGTGGCGCGGCCAGCCCGAGCCCGACGCCCAGCCCGACGCCTTCTCCGACGCCCACCAGCGAGGAGCCGGAGCCGCCGACGCCGTCCCCGACGCCCACCACGCCCTCGCCCACACCGAGCAAGACCTGTGAGGCCTGGGACTGGAACTGCCAGAACCCCAACGGCGGTGCGGCCAACGCCGGCGCGGACGGCGGTGCGAACGCGGGAGCGGACGGCGGAGGAGCCAACGCCGGTGCCGATGGCGGTGCGAACGCGGGAGCGGACGGCGGGGCGAATACCGGCACCACCGAAGGCACCACCGAAGGTGCCACCGGTGGGAACGGCGGCAACAACAGCGGTGGTGGCGGGTTCTGGAGCGGCACCACCGGCGGATAG